From a region of the Paenibacillus sp. FSL R10-2734 genome:
- a CDS encoding MATE family efflux transporter has translation MSEKENFYKSVYKIAVPVTLQSLLMALLNLTDQLMVGQLGDVAIASVGMSTKIYGIIAVVLAGLSTGVSIYAAQFWGNKDSKSVSHVLGLGLIVGFAFSFLFSAAVFIDSPLFLSMFTTDANVIDDGYIFLQIMSIGFVPVMLTMMYSAILRSTGHAKWPMYVSLIAVVMNIILNYILIYGNFGAPTLGLKGAAIATLISRVTECLLIIGAVYRYRLPGAVGLKNLFIIPRPLIRKFFGTTYPLLLTELIWVLGETAYAIIYSRMGTMEMTAMTITFPLQGLCIGLLSGLASAAGVLVGNRLGANETDIALDHAKKFIRLGIIISLIVGVIIAASSKLYVSAFNISEDAKQMSIYIVIVFAGFLWVKVSNMIIAGGILNSGGDSKFVFSMESTATWLIGVPSGLLLSYIWKQPVYLVYLVISLEEVVRFIFGYARIYSRKWMRNLVSDLAEKAM, from the coding sequence ATGTCAGAGAAGGAGAATTTCTACAAAAGCGTATATAAGATCGCTGTACCCGTTACACTTCAAAGCTTGTTGATGGCATTGCTCAACTTGACGGATCAATTAATGGTCGGGCAGCTTGGAGATGTGGCGATTGCCTCGGTGGGGATGTCCACTAAAATATATGGGATCATTGCGGTTGTTTTGGCCGGATTATCGACGGGTGTATCCATTTATGCTGCCCAGTTTTGGGGGAACAAAGATTCTAAAAGCGTCTCCCATGTGCTGGGTCTTGGATTGATCGTCGGCTTCGCGTTCTCGTTCCTGTTCTCTGCGGCTGTCTTCATCGATTCGCCGCTGTTTCTGAGTATGTTCACTACAGACGCGAATGTAATTGATGACGGGTACATTTTCCTGCAGATCATGTCGATCGGCTTTGTACCTGTCATGCTCACGATGATGTATTCCGCGATTCTGCGCAGTACGGGTCATGCCAAATGGCCGATGTATGTAAGCTTAATTGCAGTTGTTATGAACATTATACTGAATTACATTCTTATTTACGGCAACTTTGGCGCTCCTACACTTGGTCTGAAGGGAGCGGCCATTGCTACCCTTATTTCCAGGGTTACCGAATGTTTATTGATCATTGGTGCAGTGTACCGGTATCGTTTACCGGGAGCTGTCGGGTTAAAGAACTTGTTCATCATTCCTAGACCGCTCATCCGCAAATTTTTTGGAACGACCTATCCGCTATTGTTGACTGAGCTGATCTGGGTATTGGGCGAAACGGCTTATGCGATCATCTATAGTCGGATGGGAACGATGGAGATGACTGCGATGACCATTACCTTCCCACTGCAAGGGCTTTGCATCGGCTTGCTTTCCGGTCTGGCTAGTGCTGCGGGGGTACTGGTGGGCAACCGTTTAGGTGCGAACGAAACTGATATCGCACTTGATCATGCGAAAAAGTTCATTCGTCTTGGCATCATTATCTCACTGATTGTCGGGGTTATCATTGCGGCGAGCTCGAAGCTGTATGTCTCAGCGTTCAATATCTCCGAGGATGCTAAGCAAATGAGTATATATATCGTTATCGTGTTCGCTGGATTTCTTTGGGTCAAAGTATCCAATATGATTATAGCTGGTGGCATTCTAAACAGCGGAGGAGATAGCAAATTCGTGTTTAGCATGGAATCGACCGCAACATGGCTGATAGGTGTTCCATCCGGGCTATTGCTGTCATACATCTGGAAGCAGCCAGTCTACCTTGTGTATCTCGTCATATCGCTGGAGGAGGTTGTTCGCTTTATTTTTGGCTACGCCCGGATTTACTCTCGCAAGTGGATGAGAAATTTAGTTAGCGATCTGGCTGAAAAAGCGATGTAA
- a CDS encoding alpha-amylase yields the protein MSEDSKLRIVQDYLSTHKDKDVEPIWIPAVWNECQYERVLVERDGEICVQPYDFLTEHLKYVDRLSWRYLLKERTNLDDSAIYSSLIRYSTAWDYNHDGTIESGTFLRFLILLPLLKKMGINILYMLPVNQYSTLNLKGDIGSPYAVQSLFHLDENLHDSLLDDMDEFTIHDEFSALVEACHLLDIKTVVDFIPRVTAKNSAFITEHPDWVYWIKIDEVEGFAPPLIPELGFFEECTPDKLETVYRSKETAAFLQKFSPPPNELHPILWQQLKERATKTGEELLTLVEQEMGITTAPAHSDWINDVQPIWTDITFLRLYKDFSPHVRHLISPEQAPYVLFDTIKCNDYPGEEPNLELWDVLEQAVRFNLERYGIDGFRIDIGHVLPIPLLTRIFDTIKEMNPNAILISEDLFNRNHKKAASTGYNIMLGSGWNVMTQITKDNLVSFLKELPELNIHVFACAETADTPRITSRGGVEVARMIAVFNQFLPNAIPYVTTGYEMNEERPLNCGLGDNTNGEDISRAFFNVMEINWTNPAPMLPLLAELSEFKKDWPKLVKPENFFVAQSPEGTVLYGYMHGDQTLLCCFNLSADASCQVDLKAAIPGRSPMTVTLDSSLTGASVGQAFDSLLLAPNQALVLVNNHRQVS from the coding sequence ATGAGCGAAGACAGCAAATTAAGAATTGTTCAGGATTACTTGTCTACACACAAAGATAAAGACGTAGAGCCAATTTGGATACCTGCGGTGTGGAACGAGTGCCAATATGAGCGTGTTCTCGTTGAAAGAGATGGTGAAATTTGTGTGCAGCCGTATGATTTTTTGACGGAGCATTTGAAGTATGTGGACAGGCTTTCGTGGAGGTATTTACTCAAGGAGCGCACGAATCTGGACGACAGCGCGATCTATTCCTCGCTTATTCGCTATTCGACGGCTTGGGATTACAACCATGATGGAACAATTGAATCAGGTACTTTTTTAAGATTCCTTATTCTTCTGCCGCTGCTAAAGAAAATGGGCATCAATATTCTGTACATGCTTCCAGTTAACCAGTACAGCACGTTGAATCTGAAGGGCGATATAGGGTCACCTTACGCAGTGCAATCGTTATTCCACTTGGACGAGAACCTGCACGACAGCCTGCTCGACGACATGGATGAGTTCACGATCCACGATGAGTTCAGCGCTCTGGTAGAGGCTTGTCATTTGCTTGATATTAAGACTGTTGTCGATTTCATTCCACGCGTAACGGCGAAGAATAGTGCGTTCATTACCGAACACCCTGATTGGGTGTATTGGATTAAAATTGACGAAGTAGAAGGCTTTGCGCCGCCCTTGATTCCCGAGCTTGGATTTTTCGAGGAGTGTACGCCTGACAAATTAGAGACGGTCTACCGTAGCAAGGAGACCGCAGCGTTTCTGCAGAAGTTCTCGCCGCCGCCTAATGAACTTCATCCGATCCTTTGGCAGCAATTGAAAGAGAGAGCTACTAAAACTGGAGAAGAACTATTAACCTTGGTGGAGCAAGAGATGGGGATTACGACTGCTCCAGCACATTCGGATTGGATTAATGATGTGCAGCCGATTTGGACAGACATTACATTCTTGCGCCTCTACAAGGATTTCTCTCCGCACGTGAGGCATCTTATAAGTCCGGAGCAAGCGCCATATGTTCTTTTTGATACGATTAAATGCAATGACTACCCGGGAGAGGAGCCGAATCTGGAGCTGTGGGACGTTCTGGAGCAGGCAGTACGATTTAATCTCGAAAGGTACGGGATTGATGGCTTCCGCATCGACATCGGCCATGTGCTTCCTATTCCGTTGTTGACTCGTATTTTTGACACGATTAAAGAGATGAACCCGAATGCAATTTTGATCAGCGAAGACTTATTCAACCGCAATCACAAGAAGGCGGCGAGTACCGGCTATAATATTATGCTTGGCAGCGGATGGAACGTTATGACGCAAATTACTAAGGACAATCTCGTTTCCTTCTTAAAGGAGCTGCCTGAGTTGAATATTCATGTGTTTGCTTGTGCAGAAACGGCAGATACTCCTCGGATCACGAGCCGTGGCGGTGTTGAGGTTGCTCGTATGATCGCGGTATTTAATCAATTTCTTCCGAACGCGATTCCTTATGTGACGACCGGCTATGAAATGAATGAGGAGCGGCCCCTGAACTGCGGTCTTGGAGACAATACGAACGGAGAGGACATCTCCCGCGCTTTTTTTAACGTTATGGAAATTAATTGGACCAATCCTGCACCGATGCTGCCGCTGTTGGCGGAGCTAAGTGAATTCAAGAAAGATTGGCCTAAGCTAGTGAAGCCGGAAAACTTTTTCGTGGCTCAATCCCCGGAAGGTACTGTGCTATATGGGTATATGCATGGAGATCAGACGCTGCTGTGCTGCTTTAACTTGAGTGCTGACGCTTCCTGTCAAGTGGATTTAAAAGCTGCCATACCTGGCCGATCCCCAATGACCGTGACACTGGATAGCTCCTTAACGGGTGCCAGCGTAGGTCAGGCGTTCGACAGCTTACTGCTAGCGCCTAATCAGGCTTTAGTGCTAGTAAACAATCATAGACAAGTTAGTTAA
- a CDS encoding methyl-accepting chemotaxis protein, producing the protein MIQQKNKLMIWMSVATIFISFVIHLLHRQFDILNHSMGHNEGQALTITHDFTFSLNVLLVLPVIFLLISIFLYRKHTEHSYIPLVNTLAITFSSFSMIAGGGGTVEFHFSIFMVIAIVAYYENIKLTLIMTILFAVQHILGFFIFPELVFGVSSYSFTMLLIHALFLLITSAATSLQIISKRAITLQLTEERTKKQNEIIGLLDTVKQLSNELEQTSAVVSQLSEGNIRLNTEMLQSFKEVSTGLNDQSDSLVNMDNSVQSITEMIEQTSQTYTKMQKRTEATEQALADNQHHTRVLLDQVSLVSETITAATETIVTLNESTQKIEGIITLIQDVANQTNLLALNASIEAARAGEHGRGFAVVANEIRKLAQRSNDSTGEIRLILNTVREESLSSVSQMEIGKQTTAESVTSAKHFMSDFDLVYQTIRQLVTSINELNQFIQSIEVASQEISKDMTNISTATEGNVASMEELFASSEDQLSSSQRVNEKIMDLKELAHSLHRKFETS; encoded by the coding sequence ATGATACAGCAAAAAAATAAATTAATGATTTGGATGTCAGTCGCTACTATTTTTATCAGTTTCGTGATCCACCTATTGCATAGGCAATTTGACATACTGAATCACAGTATGGGTCACAACGAAGGTCAAGCCCTTACTATCACCCACGACTTTACATTCTCATTGAATGTATTATTAGTTCTTCCGGTCATCTTTCTATTGATTAGCATCTTTTTATACCGGAAGCATACGGAACATAGTTATATCCCTTTAGTGAACACTTTGGCCATTACCTTCAGCAGCTTCTCAATGATCGCAGGCGGGGGCGGAACGGTAGAATTCCATTTTTCCATTTTTATGGTGATTGCAATTGTTGCCTATTATGAAAATATCAAACTTACTCTGATCATGACGATTTTGTTTGCGGTACAACATATCCTTGGATTCTTTATCTTCCCGGAGCTGGTATTCGGAGTGTCTAGCTATTCCTTTACTATGCTGCTAATTCATGCCCTGTTTCTGCTTATAACTTCAGCGGCTACCAGCCTGCAAATCATCTCCAAGAGAGCAATCACCCTACAACTCACAGAGGAAAGAACAAAAAAGCAGAACGAAATTATTGGACTCTTAGATACAGTGAAACAGCTCTCGAATGAGCTTGAACAAACCTCCGCTGTCGTCTCTCAGCTGTCAGAAGGCAACATTCGCTTGAATACGGAGATGCTGCAATCGTTCAAGGAGGTGTCCACCGGACTGAATGATCAAAGTGATTCACTGGTTAACATGGATAATTCCGTGCAGTCTATTACTGAAATGATCGAACAGACCTCCCAGACTTACACAAAAATGCAAAAAAGAACTGAGGCTACCGAGCAAGCCTTGGCGGACAACCAGCATCATACGAGAGTTCTGTTGGATCAGGTATCCCTCGTATCCGAAACGATCACGGCAGCCACAGAAACCATTGTAACCCTGAATGAGTCTACTCAAAAAATCGAAGGGATCATTACGTTAATCCAGGATGTGGCTAACCAAACCAATTTACTAGCCCTCAATGCTTCCATCGAGGCAGCAAGAGCCGGTGAGCATGGTAGAGGGTTTGCCGTGGTAGCAAATGAAATTCGCAAATTGGCCCAACGAAGCAATGATTCCACCGGAGAAATCAGGCTCATTCTAAACACAGTACGTGAAGAAAGCTTATCTTCCGTTTCGCAGATGGAGATTGGAAAACAAACAACGGCTGAATCTGTTACCTCCGCCAAGCATTTTATGTCAGACTTTGACCTAGTGTATCAAACAATCCGTCAGCTGGTAACATCTATCAACGAACTGAATCAATTCATCCAGAGCATTGAAGTAGCCTCTCAGGAAATATCGAAAGATATGACGAATATTTCCACCGCAACTGAGGGGAATGTTGCTTCTATGGAGGAGCTATTTGCAAGCAGCGAAGATCAACTATCCTCCTCTCAACGGGTCAACGAGAAAATC
- a CDS encoding metallophosphoesterase, producing the protein MIFAFLFIFVMYGASNYYIARKFFKWLQHIFPSINGIVYGVIYSLCALTIIINLLLSSSAMTTDLSIVNFIGQFGDYWMGIYFYLFLLLLLSDVIILISKWIKIIPSPAPKRVIFHTRSVVLILVIGLVSYGIYNANQIKEVSYPIQIHKSTSLDHLNIVLISDLHLGYVNDVKFLEDIVDRINDLQPDIVLMTGDIFNGNYYALSNPSKGMELLSNIQSTYGVYACLGNHDAGRSYDEIVNFIDKSNIKLLNDEHVVIDNQFVVVGRRDSSPIGNQGNPRAVTSEVMSNMDTTMPIIVMDHQPTNMIEYGNEVDLILSGHTHQGQVFPANLITNAMFTVDYGHYQKNPSSPHVIVTSGAGTWGPPLRIGTNSEIALIKVDFK; encoded by the coding sequence TTGATATTTGCATTTTTATTTATATTCGTTATGTACGGAGCAAGTAACTATTATATCGCGAGAAAGTTTTTTAAATGGTTACAACATATTTTTCCAAGTATTAACGGGATTGTATATGGAGTCATCTACAGTTTATGTGCGCTGACAATCATTATTAATTTACTATTGTCCTCTTCAGCTATGACGACCGATTTAAGTATTGTAAATTTTATTGGTCAATTCGGGGACTATTGGATGGGAATCTATTTCTATTTGTTCTTGCTGTTGCTCCTTTCAGACGTGATCATACTTATTAGTAAATGGATTAAGATCATCCCATCCCCTGCACCAAAACGTGTTATTTTTCATACAAGGTCGGTAGTATTAATTCTAGTCATAGGATTGGTGTCCTATGGAATTTATAATGCGAATCAGATAAAGGAAGTATCGTATCCGATCCAAATACACAAAAGCACTTCATTAGATCATTTAAATATTGTTCTGATCAGCGACTTACATTTAGGGTACGTAAATGATGTAAAGTTCCTTGAAGATATTGTTGATCGTATTAATGATCTACAGCCTGATATTGTGTTGATGACAGGGGATATATTTAATGGTAACTACTATGCACTCTCTAATCCTTCCAAAGGAATGGAGCTATTAAGTAATATTCAGTCAACCTATGGGGTTTATGCTTGTTTAGGTAACCATGATGCAGGACGATCATACGATGAGATTGTGAACTTTATAGATAAGAGTAATATTAAACTTCTAAATGACGAGCATGTCGTTATTGATAATCAATTCGTTGTTGTTGGTAGGAGGGATTCATCACCGATTGGTAATCAAGGAAACCCAAGAGCAGTAACTTCCGAAGTGATGAGTAACATGGATACAACTATGCCCATTATCGTAATGGATCATCAACCCACGAATATGATTGAGTACGGAAATGAAGTTGATTTAATACTTAGCGGACATACGCATCAAGGACAAGTATTCCCTGCAAATCTAATTACCAACGCTATGTTTACAGTAGATTACGGGCATTATCAGAAAAATCCGAGCAGCCCTCACGTCATCGTCACATCTGGTGCGGGGACTTGGGGACCGCCATTACGCATTGGTACAAATAGTGAGATAGCACTGATCAAGGTTGATTTTAAATAA
- a CDS encoding extracellular solute-binding protein has translation MEKNNKEIVLWHEFDGPGDTSIEVLEGICKLYTERFGVQITPQVMNITELTARLNRIKDTHQGPHLAMVPADMSSYVENGLYSEVPGWLFDDVLTGAALSTMQLDGVQYGIPVLRGNHLVMYYNPEIYASAPTTWDVFEEAAERLSAQGIVPIGADLQQGYWFIPFLTAFGGWPVRDRKPNIVTPEMKQALEFIRDKMDQGVLVSLDGSTGLLEQFIDGKIGAIICGEWIYNHLDKQMNNRLAVCQLPVIEGRQSLSMSSSIGLIYPNDSLTSEEREDILSFTHFMLSDECQTMWTLDVQRIPAQEQALKRLTDTAASNKKIILSLLDHARPMPTFPFMIHVWEALNTGLIELPLSNPEQALKKIEQSIQASWGAFKS, from the coding sequence ATGGAAAAGAACAACAAAGAAATCGTGTTATGGCATGAGTTTGATGGTCCGGGAGATACCTCGATTGAAGTGCTGGAGGGAATTTGCAAGCTGTATACAGAACGCTTCGGCGTACAAATTACGCCACAGGTGATGAACATTACGGAGCTGACTGCGCGTCTGAACCGAATTAAGGACACCCATCAAGGTCCGCATCTGGCGATGGTTCCTGCCGACATGTCCTCCTACGTTGAGAATGGCCTTTACTCCGAAGTACCGGGCTGGCTATTTGATGATGTGTTGACTGGGGCGGCCCTTTCAACGATGCAATTGGATGGTGTTCAGTATGGTATCCCGGTATTGCGGGGCAATCATTTGGTTATGTATTACAATCCAGAGATTTACGCTAGTGCGCCGACGACTTGGGACGTGTTCGAAGAGGCGGCAGAGAGGTTGTCCGCTCAAGGCATCGTGCCGATTGGGGCAGATTTGCAGCAGGGCTATTGGTTTATTCCGTTCCTTACGGCTTTCGGTGGCTGGCCTGTTCGGGATCGAAAGCCGAATATCGTCACCCCTGAAATGAAGCAAGCGCTTGAGTTCATACGTGACAAGATGGATCAAGGCGTGCTCGTCAGTCTCGACGGATCTACAGGACTCCTAGAGCAGTTCATTGACGGCAAGATCGGCGCCATTATTTGTGGAGAGTGGATTTATAACCATCTGGACAAGCAGATGAACAATCGACTTGCGGTTTGCCAGCTTCCAGTCATTGAAGGGCGACAATCACTATCCATGTCCTCTTCCATCGGCTTGATTTACCCGAATGATTCGTTAACGTCGGAGGAGAGGGAAGATATCTTATCCTTCACGCATTTTATGCTGAGTGATGAATGTCAAACCATGTGGACGCTGGATGTGCAGCGGATTCCGGCACAGGAACAAGCACTTAAACGTTTAACTGACACTGCGGCATCTAACAAAAAGATAATTTTATCGCTGTTGGATCACGCACGGCCGATGCCGACTTTCCCCTTCATGATCCATGTATGGGAGGCACTGAATACGGGCCTTATCGAGTTACCCTTGAGTAATCCTGAACAAGCGCTCAAAAAAATAGAACAGAGCATCCAAGCATCTTGGGGCGCATTTAAAAGCTAA
- a CDS encoding alcohol dehydrogenase catalytic domain-containing protein yields MEALVWTSNHKLELCEWEEPQIAAPDEVKIRVEMTGVCGTDLAVITGKEEGVPGVIRGHEAVGTVIGIGSNVDRVKVGDRVVIDPNQSCNECYFCLKEQPHLCTGTDGNGMPIAGLNRNGTFTFFYSTAQTFAHPLPDHMSWETGVLIEPLACVLHNFKEANVSADDKVLILGSGPMGLLSQIVSKSKSALTVATEINPYRLAFAREISDFALTPSQLNQATVDEICSGHKFDLIIDTVGTQLEMAEKWIERGGRIVPFGINAKYRYTFSPTKFVQHAIKIIAAGEYRYMFEEALRFAAETPELEKLVTRKVKLNQYEAAINELIGYELNSLKVVESETVKTVFVP; encoded by the coding sequence ATGGAAGCGCTGGTGTGGACATCCAATCATAAGCTGGAGCTCTGCGAATGGGAAGAGCCCCAGATTGCAGCTCCGGATGAAGTTAAGATCCGGGTTGAGATGACAGGGGTTTGTGGAACAGATCTAGCGGTCATAACCGGTAAAGAGGAAGGAGTTCCAGGGGTCATTCGTGGTCATGAGGCTGTAGGGACCGTAATCGGAATCGGCAGCAACGTTGACCGTGTTAAGGTGGGGGACCGCGTAGTTATCGACCCGAATCAAAGCTGCAATGAATGTTATTTTTGCTTGAAGGAACAGCCGCACCTATGTACGGGCACCGATGGAAATGGGATGCCCATTGCCGGTTTGAACCGAAATGGGACATTCACTTTTTTTTACTCTACTGCACAAACGTTTGCACACCCTCTTCCCGATCATATGAGCTGGGAGACGGGGGTATTGATCGAGCCGCTTGCCTGTGTGCTGCACAATTTCAAAGAGGCTAACGTTTCAGCAGACGATAAGGTTCTCATCCTTGGATCAGGGCCAATGGGACTGTTAAGTCAAATTGTGAGCAAATCCAAATCTGCGCTCACGGTAGCCACGGAAATTAATCCCTATCGGCTGGCCTTTGCCAGAGAGATTTCAGATTTCGCGCTGACACCTTCCCAATTAAATCAAGCAACCGTAGACGAGATCTGCTCGGGACATAAGTTTGATCTGATTATCGACACAGTGGGGACTCAGCTCGAAATGGCAGAGAAATGGATTGAGCGTGGAGGGCGTATCGTTCCTTTTGGTATTAATGCGAAGTATCGGTACACCTTTTCTCCTACCAAATTCGTACAGCATGCAATCAAAATTATCGCAGCTGGCGAATACCGCTACATGTTTGAGGAGGCTTTGCGGTTTGCTGCTGAAACACCTGAGCTGGAGAAACTGGTGACCAGAAAAGTTAAGCTCAATCAGTATGAAGCAGCGATTAACGAGTTGATCGGCTATGAATTGAACTCTTTGAAGGTTGTTGAGAGTGAAACCGTGAAGACGGTTTTTGTTCCGTAA
- a CDS encoding dihydrofolate reductase family protein codes for MKTTIFSQISIDGKLTMGAGNSSKELFSLFSNEDMEFIHLFRGNVQGIMVGKNTILTDNPFLTNRYEENKNPIRIIPTTTLDIPLDCNVLSDQGKTIIVTTEKGRDEGKIKQIRERGKECLICGEDKVDFVELERQLEQNFGITSLMVEGGGFLNWHIFNQDIVDEIILMQLPIIIGGSTNITLVDGDGYQQLSFAKKFKVVEIQPKDNYTLMRYKKVI; via the coding sequence ATGAAAACAACGATATTCAGCCAAATTTCGATTGACGGAAAGCTCACGATGGGAGCCGGTAATTCGAGTAAAGAGCTTTTTTCTTTGTTTTCCAATGAGGATATGGAATTCATCCATCTATTTCGGGGGAACGTGCAAGGCATTATGGTTGGGAAAAATACAATCCTGACGGACAACCCATTTCTTACTAATCGGTATGAGGAGAACAAAAATCCAATCCGCATCATTCCGACGACCACCTTGGATATTCCGCTGGACTGCAACGTCCTCTCGGATCAGGGGAAGACGATTATTGTCACGACCGAGAAGGGACGGGATGAAGGTAAAATCAAGCAGATCCGGGAAAGAGGGAAGGAGTGCCTCATCTGCGGTGAGGATAAAGTCGATTTCGTGGAGCTTGAACGTCAGTTGGAGCAGAACTTTGGGATTACCAGCCTGATGGTCGAAGGTGGCGGATTTTTGAACTGGCATATTTTCAATCAGGACATCGTCGATGAAATCATTCTGATGCAGCTCCCAATCATCATAGGCGGCTCTACGAACATTACTTTAGTGGATGGAGACGGGTATCAGCAATTGAGCTTTGCGAAAAAATTCAAGGTTGTAGAAATTCAGCCAAAAGATAATTATACGCTCATGCGCTACAAAAAAGTGATATAA